A region of the Ranitomeya variabilis isolate aRanVar5 chromosome 5, aRanVar5.hap1, whole genome shotgun sequence genome:
tcagaaacaaacaatccagatttctggctctcacagacctgtaacttcttctttaagagtctcctctttcctccactcattacctgtagtaatggcacctgtttaaacttgttatcagtataaaaagacacctgtgcacaccctcaaacagtctgactccaaactccactatggtgaagaccaaagagctgtcaaaggacaccagaaacaaaattgtagccctgcaccaggctgggaagactgaatctgcaatagccaaccagcttggagtgaagaaatcaacagtgggagcaataattagaaaatggaagacattcaagaccactgataatctccctcgatctggggctccacgcaaaatcccaccccgtggggtcagaatgatcacaagaacggtgagcaaaaatcccagaaccacgcggggggacctagtgaatgaactgcagagagctgggaccaatgtaacaaggcctaccataagtaacacactacgccaccatggactcagatcctgcagtgccagacatgtcccactgcttaagccagtacatgtccgggcccatctgaagtttgctagagagcatttggatgatccagaggagttttgggagaatgtcctatggtctgatgaaaccaaactggaactgtttggtagaaacacaacttgtcgtgtttggaggaaaaagaatactgagttgcatccatcaaacaccatacctactgtaaagcatggtggtggaaacatcatgctttgggactgtttctctgcaaaggggccaggacgactgatccgggtacatgaaagaatgaatgaggccatctatcgtgagattttgagtgcaaacctccttccatcagcaagggcattgaagttgaaacgtggctgggtctttcaacatgacaatgatccaaagcacaccgccagagcaacgaaggagtggcttcgtaagaagcatttcaaggtcctggagtggcctagccagtctccagatctcaaccctatagaaaacctttggagggagttgaaagtccgtgttgccaaccgaaaagccaaaaacattactgctctagaggagatctgcatggaggaatgggccaaaataccaacaacagtgtgtggcaaccttgtgaagacttacagaaaacgtttgacctctgtcattgccaacaaaggatattttacaaagtattgagatgaaactttgtttctgaccaaatacttattttccaccataaaatgcaaataaaatgataaaaaaaacagacaatgtgattttctggatttttttttctcagtttgtctcccatagttgaggtctacctatgatgtaaattacagacgcctctcatcttttaagtggtggaacttgcactattgctgactgactaaatacttttttgccccactgtatatgccgcTGTATCCAATATCATTAAaataacgtatctgaaaacacgtatgtcgcaccaaaaatgatagatacaatttaatttCACTTCTTCtttaaatagctacacatagccagcattgcagctgaaaacagtcagggaaaaaaacccagatgtgacagtgtgatttacaatgcatctctgcttcagcagctgaaaaaagaggaagttcaagagagaaggaaaaaaaacccaaaactttcttttactatttcatgcttcttaaagaagcaacacttgacagacagaaacagaaacagacaatccgagagatgcccttttaaattctgtgacacgtgcaggttgcactgggaacagactactgccaatcgcactggacgcacctgcgcccgggccgcctgagtgagtgagaagcacaacaagcgggaaatctaccaccccggtccggacgtcctaactggatcgccggcactacgggaatctgcagtagccctctaagttatcactacccgtgcctggaacatgggactgccccaggactacctgtccttcctatgcacgggaatcctgcaataacttatcgagcgatttgacctcctgcagtctgttacccagccaccaaaaacaagtcacttttccttcctctcccggattttacacaaacacagaacacatacacggcacacagcagacacctcccagggttaggATTCGGCtccggactttttacactacctgggaattggtgaccacacctgaccggcaagaggcatagacaaggactgggcacaggggactttcaggtaagatgataacattttcttaccttacttatggagctgcgcagtctcctgcccctgtgccaaggccacggccacaacctccttctctccggtcagtagtgggtccccgtgtgcgtttcatccgtgcctcgctgttgggggccattatgttatggaaatatttgggttggataaatttatccctctgtgtgtgctgcggccgctcccaattagactgagtattttgagcgctcaaaggaatgagactgcaacaccattgtgtcagaacaacattccatcaatacaggtactttattgtacatacatagttttatattttcacatagaaaggagtggttaggggttgttaggggtggttagttaattaccatattgtctagctcctctgtcattggttatctaaacatatatggaatattgtgattaatgctcatatgactgctgaccaagcaagtaaaatgtagctctctgcatgtaggacagagttgagacatttgatcagcagttaatacatctgacactattccgttttttgggatggaaaaccccatatgatctgtctgggttatatcagttcgtgtcagccattttaaaccattgattataatgtatatattagctgtgagcatataagtatatatttgattatagaggagtatacatgcaagtgagatctacatgatatatatatttctatcacagtgaGGACTGAATAGGCCGACCCACATATTGCAGGCCTCAGGCACAGATAATaatatattttttggattataagacgctccggattataagatgcacccctaaTTTTCGtgagaaaaatagtaaaaaaactttttttaataacatggtggtgcttcttataatccatgcatcttattgcttaccaggggtggtggctgcagtgaagtgaGGTCCCAGGGTCGTTGTTGGAGGATGCAAGAATGGAGcgttgcagcaggctgggatgagggggtgttccgatgtgtggTACGCCACTGCGGGTGTCCCAGTGGTGGTGCTGCGCTGTGTCCCGGTGGCGGAGGTGCGCTGTGTCCCATTGGCATTGCTGTTCTGTGTCCATGGTGACAGTGCGGTGCTGCACTGTGTCCCCAGTGGGGATGTGGTGCTGCACTATGTCCCCGATGCTGCggagggctctgccgacattttgtgaaatgtCCATTCCTTCTATGGTTTTCTGTGCGGCAGTAGACGCCGAGAAAATGGCTGCCAGGAGGGGCGCTGGAAAAATTctcaagtttcccattgacttccattacactcattactcgggtcgagcacctgagcattacaatttgctcgactcgagtaacgagcatctgagCTCATCGCTAGTTATTAACAAAAATTCTTTCAGATGGTGATGAGTGTAATCcatttattaaataaaatatattgccTATAAAACCACATTTTCCAAGAACCTTAAGTGGGAAACTCCAATGGACCCAatcgaaaaaaaatccaaagtttgctaaaaaaaaatttgtgccattttccgatacccatagcttctccatttttcatgatctcgggttgggtgagggcttatttttttgtgtggcaaactgttgtttttaatgatacccttTTTGTGCAGAAACGATctcttgatcgcccattattgcattttaatgcaatgttgcggcatccaaaaaaacgtaattctggcgttttttacgctttttctcattatgccgtctaGTGATCGGgtaaattctttttttatattgatagaacgggagattctgaacgcggcgatacaaaatttgatttttttttttattgttttaatttgaatgtggcgaaaggggggtgatttgaacttttatatttttttatatttttaaaaacattgttcCACATAATTGAGTgaatccataatttttcccctctgcttgatctaaaaaagtaaccattactgactaccacattttttgttcttgatttcttttagtgtttcttaaagccggaaagttgccatttgaaatgactttagttttgtgccgtgtctgtgatctgcttttttttactacaaaattaaacaactgaatgaacatcctccaaggccggtgattccatcattttagCCAGGGGTTGTAGTAGTTCAATAAGGTATTTTCTATCTCTTTTTCATATTTAGTGCAAGGGATTTAAGTCTATCCTAAAAATGTGTGTATTCCACCAAGGATGAGTTCAGACATCTGAATACATCAACAAAATATCTTCGTTAGCTAGCCATGGATCAAGCATCTGGCAAAGTTGCCTTGATTTAGTCGAAGTATCAAGGATACCGCTGGGCACAACGTTAAAGTCACCAAATATCACCAAGTCACCTTTTGATGTTCATAAATTATCTTTAATACTTTATTCAAAAAGGTGATCTGACCTTTATTTGGAGCGTGTCCATTTACTAATTTACTACTGAAAAAAATCCCACAGAAACAGTAATCTAACATACACTAAGGAACAAGTAAACCACCTCCCCACAGTTTCGGAGgatcctgctgaaataaaagtctcCATTGGGGTCGAGAGATGGAAAACATTTTAATCATTGCTCCTAAAGGAGAATTGTAATCTACAACAGGATTGGTTGAGATAGTCTGAATTATGTAGAACCTACATTCAAGTCAGAAAATATTTTTAGTCCTTCTTCAGGACCCACAATAGGAGTCATTTTCCCCAATGCATTAGCCGAATTGTGGTGGGGAATCTCCAACAATAGGATATGTTCTTTTGTCTAAGAATTTGCACAATTTTCTAGAAGGATTTTCCTTTAATTAGGGTCTCTTTTGAAAAATCTGTGTGCACTTTgagagtttaattttttttttttgccattctcGCAAATTGAAGTAAAAATTATTTGAATTTGGTGGGATTTGTAAATTTCATGTCATTTGATTCAAAGTTGATCCACAGCAGATTGTTTTGATAATCTCTAGTGGctaatgcccgcattctccaccaatttgtTAAGAAagaataagggtaagttcacactgggtgttttttcagcatttttttctgcagcaaaacctgatttcttggcaggaaagaagctgcagaatgaAAGGCATGTTTTCCTAGTTTTTTCTGCTTagttttttgctgtggttttggcaTGCTCAATTTGTCTCTCATGCATAAAGTTTAGAAGTCCTATTCTATTGAATCAGATTTtgacacaaaaaaacacagcaaaacctgatacaaGCGTTTATCAGCGTTTTCTCACCACCCATTCAATTCAatgagtgaaaaacgctgaaagaagtgacatgccctatgtccacaaaaaaaaaaaaaacaaagcacaaaatactgacggAAAAAAAAAGGctctgtgcatgagatttctgaaatctcatagacttttctggtactgtaaaaaccCAGCTGAAACATTACATAAAAAGgcataaaaatgctgcaaaaatgcctagtgtgaacttagcctaaatctATATTCTCAGGATTACATGCGTTTTAAAGTTTATTTAAAAGTAATATTACAGTAAAATAAAGAGTTTAAGAAAAGAGTACGGAAAGAAAGATGAAAAGAAGCATGGTCAAAATTAAATCTCTGCATGCTGCCATTCTATGGACTCCTGATCTGGCCACATTccttgcagtctttcttttttactTGTCTTTTTCGCTGTAGCCTCATTTCTAAATAAACTTCTAATCTCGTGAAACCACTTTACAAattgttttcttttttacatttttttatacagTTTGCTATTAGCTTCTGAACTGATGATATGATGGACCTTTTGACATCTTGGTTCCTCAGACTATATATAAAGGGATTTAGCATTGGTATCACTGCTGTGTAGAAAACAGAAGCTATCTTGTCTTGCATGGACAAGACACTGGAAGGAGGATGCAGGTAGGTGAGGAATACAGTCCCAAAGTACATAGCAACACATATGAGATGAGATGAGCAAGTGCTGAAGGCTTTCTTCCTGCCCTCGGCTGAGGACATGCGTGAAATGGAGAGGATGACTAAAACGTATGACAGTAGTATAATCGTCAACATACCCATACCCAAAGTACTTATTATAAAGAAAATGATTATGTCACAAGTAGATGTAGCTGAGCAGGACAATCTGAGGACCAGAGGAGCATCACAAAAAAAGTGGTGAATTAGGTTGAACCCACAAAATTGAAGACTGAAAACGCAAGCAGTTTGTACAAAGGACTGGAAAAAGccaacagagaaggaaagaagaacAAGACATAGACATTTCTTCTTAGTCATTATAGAGACATAATGTAGAGGATGGCAGATGGCAACAAAACGGTCATAGGACATAGTGGAGAGAAGAAGGGAGTCTATGGAGGCCAGAGCGGCATAGAAGAAGAACTGGAGAGCACAACCTTCAAAAGAGATAGTCTTCTTCAAAGacataaggtctaaaaacatcttagGGGTTATGGTAGAAGAATAGAAGATGTCCACCAATGAGAGGTAACTGAGGAAGTAATACATCGGGTTATGGAGGTTTGAGGATCTGTGAACAATAGCCACCAGGCCAAGGTTTGTGAATATGGTGGCAAGATAGATGACAATGAATAATGCGAAGAGGAAAGTTTTCAGTCTGTCATCATCAGTCAGTCCAGAAAATACAAACACGGCCACTTGTGTCTTATTGGAGACGTCTGTGGGGacagaaatataaagatatataaaatatAACCAAAAACGAGAACCTAATCCTAGGAAGCAAATGTCCTGCATTGTGTATATTGTTCCTGAAATCCTAAATATGTTCTTCAGGATTGCAGTCACCAAAACTCTTTTGAGTTGTTTTTTTTCCTCATGGCCCCAATTTTTTCGCACTTCTTGCTTTTTATAAGGTATTGCTTTTGAGATTAACGTGTTGAATCTGTTCTCATTAAAACCTGAAAAGAATTGAACCTGTCACCTCCAGATATGCTATTGTCCTGTAGATATACCTGTAGCTACAGTGATAGTCTGCAGGTACATGGTATTCACATACTGAAAAGAGGGTTTCCTGCAACAGTGGCTTCAGGGAGAAAAATACGTTTTCTTCCCCCCTGCAGCCTCTTACTTTCAGGCATTGGGGTGGATACCGCTAATTATACTGTGAGTGCGCTGTAATCACTCTCCAGCacattgactgacagccagctgaACATATATGCTGCGGAGCCGGCTTTCAATCAAGGTGCAGGGGAgtgaaaattgatttgtttgttctttttgccaTCCATGGTGTTCATGACATCCTTCTTCACCTCCACGTTTTGAAAGCTTCAATTCTGATTTTCACTTCAAATGACTTTGCTGTAAATTGAATTTCTTGTCCAAATTCAGGTAACCACTGAGTTAGAATATCAGCAGATTGATTCATCATTAAAAACCTCTCAAAATTACATTGAAAAATTTGCTTGGAGTGGTTGTCATCTTGAAGTATTTGACCATTATGAAAAGTACAAGATGGACCTTGGAATGTGGTCTTGATCGACGAGTAGTGATCTCAAAATGGTGGTCTTCTTCAGAGGTTTGACTGTAGCCTTGCAACCATCCATAAAGAGCTAGGTGGTCTCACTGGGCTCGGTGAATTTAGTGGCTTATGAAAAAGTGGTGTTAAAAAACAGGAGTTGAAAGTATGATTACAATCTTGAAAGTTCTTATTTCTTCTCTACAATTATTCTTGACTGATAATGGATAGCAGGATTGGAGGTGTTGTTCAATGCATAGTCTACCGTCTGCCATAAGTATGCAGAGCTGGAGTTCTCGGGTAGTTACTGAGGTGTCAGATATGAGCATGTTGCTCACCTGGATGCTCGGATTGGAAATCTGCAAGAGCAAAATGCAAGGCTGCGGGCAACTGATCATCTGGAGAAGGAGCATGCTGCCCAATGAGCAAGCAATGAATGGTGTTGCCCAAAGTTCAGAGCTGAGGCTGCTATTATTCATTAATGACATAGAAGATTGGATTTATAGTGTGATTTCTGGTTTTGCAGATGACACCAAGCTATGTGGTATAAGGCAGTCTATGAAAAATGTTCATAACCTCAAAGCACACTGGAAGAAATTGAATGTTTGGACATCCACGTGTCATATCAGGCTCATTGTGGATAAAAGTTCAGTCAGGCATCCGGCTACTAATAATCTTGGGTCACTATATGTTCTATGTGTAGTAAAATTAGAAGAGTCACTTGCAAAGAAGGATCTGGGTGGGAAAATGTATAAAATTCTGAATGTTATAAAGGTAAATATTCTGAATGTTGATCCAGTCGATTGATCAGGAGGGGAAATTCTCAGATTGGTTCATGCATTATGGTTTTACCTTTAGCCCTCACTTTATTTGATATCCACTCCCATTccttggttgaacttgatggacacgTGTCTTTTTCACACTGCATTAACCATGTAGCTATGTAAGTATATGTCATTGTTTAACTTCTTTTACGCTTGCACTTGTGCAGTAGAGGATTCTTTGAAGCCTCAGCTCCTTGCAATAATAAGGGTTCTTGTAAAAGATAGTTACACATAGTcatatagtttaaccccttcatgacctagcctactttgaccttaatgacctggccattttttgcaattctgcccagtgtcctttatgaggtaataactcaggaacgcttcaacggatcctagcggttctgaaactgacatattgggcttcatgttagtagtaaatttttgcgtttatttgtgaaaaaataaaaatttggcaaaaaatttgaaaatttcacaattttcaaatattgaatttttattctgataaaccagagagttatgtgacacaatttggttaataaataacatttcccacatgtctactttacagtagcacaattttggaaacaattgtttttttgttaggaagttataagggttaaaatttgaccagcgatttctcatttttacaacaaaatttgcaaaaccattttttttagggaccacctcacatttgaagtcagtttgaggggtctatatggctgaaaatacccaaaagtgacaccattctaaaaactgcacccctcaaggtgctcaaaaccacattcaagaagtttattaaccctttaggtgtttcacagcagcagaagcaacatggaaggaaaaaatgaacatttaactatttagtcacaaaaatgatcgtttagcaacattttttttaattttcccaagggtaaaaggagaaagtggaccccgaaagttgttgtccaatttgtcctgagtatgccgataccccatatgtgggggggaaccactgtttgggcgcacggcaaggctcggaagggaaggagcgccatttaactttttgaatggaaaattagctc
Encoded here:
- the LOC143774606 gene encoding olfactory receptor 5AR1-like, coding for MAMVHKGPKVNFPQIITEIKSNQIIKPNKWMVDDRPRNYVSNKTQVAVFVFSGLTDDDRLKTFLFALFIVIYLATIFTNLGLVAIVHRSSNLHNPMYYFLSYLSLVDIFYSSTITPKMFLDLMSLKKTISFEGCALQFFFYAALASIDSLLLSTMSYDRFVAICHPLHYVSIMTKKKCLCLVLLSFSVGFFQSFVQTACVFSLQFCGFNLIHHFFCDAPLVLRLSCSATSTCDIIIFFIISTLGMGMLTIILLSYVLVILSISRMSSAEGRKKAFSTCSSHLICVAMYFGTVFLTYLHPPSSVLSMQDKIASVFYTAVIPMLNPFIYSLRNQDVKRSIISSVQKLIANCIKKCKKENNL